From Helicoverpa armigera isolate CAAS_96S chromosome 26, ASM3070526v1, whole genome shotgun sequence, one genomic window encodes:
- the LOC110379328 gene encoding uncharacterized protein LOC110379328, producing MIKMKRICHLIFRLLFLLDGGVWSLRNLSISVPRAVLSGEGQSAILRCSYDLEDAALYSIRWYRAETEFYRYVPREMPPTMVFPLPGASVDLTQSDHQQVRIVNLNRRLSGDYQCEVSADAPLFHTDIRSAPLTVVDPPFRAPHLSISRGSYARGDILKANCSVDEAYPAPNITWILDDHKIAETVSFRTSDLDFKERGAFSRLEISILEAEHYKMGLTYTSASLSRAYQDNYYGYEKQPEKEDKEVLRYTLIPPPSGQFSLSCVATIYDIYARKGDSILIREDAPHPASVTGEDSSGAPVSYNFALTSLCASAVLLHTL from the exons GTGGAGTGTGGTCCCTAAGAAACCTGTCCATCTCGGTGCCCCGCGCCGTCCTTTCCGGCGAGGGGCAGTCAGCCATCCTGAGGTGTTCCTATGACCTGGAGGATGCAGCTCTGTACTCCATCAGGTGGTACCGAGCGGAGACGGAGTTCTATAGATATGTGCCAAGAGAGATGCCGCCGACTATGGTCTTTCCATTGCCTGGGGCGTCTGTTGAT TTGACGCAGTCGGACCACCAGCAGGTGCGCATAGTGAACCTGAACAGACGACTGAGCGGCGACTACCAGTGCGAGGTGTCGGCAGACGCGCCGCTCTTCCATACAGACATACGGTCTGCGCCGCTCACTGTTGTTG ACCCGCCCTTCAGAGCGCCTCACCTATCCATCTCTCGCGGCAGTTACGCGCGCGGAGACATACTGAAAGCGAACTGTTCAGTAGACGAGGCCTACCCTGCTCCCAACATCACCTGGATCTTGGATGATCATAAG ATAGCAGAGACGGTATCGTTCAGGACATCAGATCTGGATTTCAAGGAGCGAGGAGCGTTCAGCCGGCTGGAGATCTCGATCCTGGAGGCGGAGCACTACAAGATGGGGCTGACGTACACCAGCGCCAGCCTCAGCAGGGCCTACCAGGACAACTACTACGGGTATGAGAAGCAGCCTGAGAAGGAGGATAAGGAGGTGTTGAG ATACACGCTGATCCCTCCGCCGTCAGGGCAGTTCTCTCTGAGCTGCGtggccactatctacgacatctACGCGCGGAAGGGGGACTCCATCCTCATCAGAGAAGACGCTCCTCATCCTGCCTCCGTCACTGGGGAGGACTCATCAG GTGCTCCAGTGTCGTACAACTTCGCGCTAACATCGCTGTGCGCGAGCGCAGTGCTGCTGCACACGTTATGA